The Mycolicibacterium insubricum DNA segment TTCTCTATGGCGACATATCCATATGTGTATGTCGGCAGTCAGAACCGTACGGTTCGTTCCTCCGGGAGTCAACAGCGTGCGAGAATGTCGTTATGGCGAACATCGGTGATGCTTGGCACGCGGCGACGTCGAAGCGGGTCGGGACCGCAGTAGCGGGCCATCGGAAACGCCTCGGGATGACGGCACAGCAGCTCGCGCAACGGTGCGCAGAACTCGGGGCGCCCATCCACCGCACGACAATCACGAAGATCGAGAATGGTCGACCTCGGTTCGACCTCGGGGAGCTGATCGTGCTGGCGGCAGCACTGAGCACAACGCCGGTCACGCTGCTCTACCCCGGCCCGTACGAAAACGAGGTCGAGGTCCTACCTGGCCGTGAGGCACCAGAGTTCCAAGCGGCACAGTGGTTCTCAGGTATTGAGTGGCACAGCTTCGCCAGCATCGGGGACAGCCGAGAGGGCTCGGCCGGGTGGCTGGCCGCCACTGAACGACTCGGGCTTTGGCGGCAGCTAGCGGAACAGAAGATGCTCCGCAACAAGGCCGTGGTTCGGATGATCAGCGACGAACGCAC contains these protein-coding regions:
- a CDS encoding helix-turn-helix domain-containing protein — translated: MANIGDAWHAATSKRVGTAVAGHRKRLGMTAQQLAQRCAELGAPIHRTTITKIENGRPRFDLGELIVLAAALSTTPVTLLYPGPYENEVEVLPGREAPEFQAAQWFSGIEWHSFASIGDSREGSAGWLAATERLGLWRQLAEQKMLRNKAVVRMISDERTDDVASRELIAMHDRVIDDLEAQLGIGNPTSSDVYEYRDGQLRRLDDDDPRRQPAGDPDA